In the genome of Phycisphaerales bacterium, the window CCTCGGTGATCTGCTCGACTGCGGCCAGTTCTCGGTGCATCCGCCCACCTACGGCGTGCCCGAGAGCGACTACAACGAGGATCTCAAGCGCGCCAACGCGCTGCTCGATCGCGTGCAGCGCTGCTGCCGTCGCCTCGTCATGGTCGAGGGCAATCACGAGTACCGCCTCGACCGCTGGGCGGCGGCGACCGCTGAGGGCCGAGGCGCGTATTCGCTGCTGGCGCCGCGGATTCAGCTCTCCAAAGGGCGGACGAAGTTCAGCTACGTGCCCTACGGCTCAGCCGACGGGCGCTATCCGCATTACCCGATCAACTCGCGCATCATCGCCGTGCACGGCTGGTCGCACGCCAAGGAGGCGACCCGGGCCCACCTGCAGATCAGCCAGGGGCGGACTGTCATCCATGGGCATACTCACCGCGCTGACGCCCACATGACCCAAAACATCTGGTCGACGGGCCGGATCATCGAGGCTCGCAGCGCCGGGTGCCTGTGCAAGCCCGTTCCACTCTACGGCACGGGCCGGCCCGTCGAGTGGGTGAACGCCTTCATCATCGGCTACCTCGGCCGGCGCAG includes:
- a CDS encoding metallophosphoesterase, translated to MARAAGRKSKVMMAFGDVHIPHHNPRAVEVFCRAAERIKPDLIVCLGDLLDCGQFSVHPPTYGVPESDYNEDLKRANALLDRVQRCCRRLVMVEGNHEYRLDRWAAATAEGRGAYSLLAPRIQLSKGRTKFSYVPYGSADGRYPHYPINSRIIAVHGWSHAKEATRAHLQISQGRTVIHGHTHRADAHMTQNIWSTGRIIEARSAGCLCKPVPLYGTGRPVEWVNAFIIGYLGRRSDTLYTVPIMHDRCILPDGAQVAA